A genomic region of Salinibacter pepae contains the following coding sequences:
- a CDS encoding Ig-like domain-containing protein, translating to MRCSPVLRRLRTAAVLLVGMFLCASWSGYGQETPEIEGTITVSTDAGGSETLPLGIDPGATEGVDPAFGESELPPVPPSGAFNARWVDDVVEASFGQGLPVDIRQGSSSSNGTRQHKLQFQAEDAATAVTIEWDLPEDVTGTIEVGDGPVDMEGTGSVTVGTGASDALLTINYNSAPTLDTNAGTTLDEGGQVPISTDLLSASDPDHDPSNITFAVTSGPTEGTLRVGGTAATEFTQQDLIDGAVTYDHTADIPPGDTPPDDAFTFDLSDSQGEGPTGNVFSVSVLAANDPPTAAADADTTQQGTPISIAAPGVLENDSDPNGDPLSVSAINGSPSDVGQQISLASGALLTIETNGAYSYAPNGAFDNLSDGETASDSFTYTASDGNGGTHQAGVSLTIEGLNGAPVAADESFATYEDSTLTVGAPGVLGNDDDPDGDPLTPTVGAAPSNGTLTLSNDGSFEYVPAPGFTGTDSFTYTAGDGNGGTDQATVTLAVNGTQALNLDSGWNLVSLPYQLEDPTLGAVLPSCTSGFGYDPDSGNQSLSGGDTLTVGQGYWANCPSGTAQVTGVTADAQAVSVAAGWNLVGPFGDSTDTGAIASDPQGIVASSVYGFDSSDGYTPVSTLAPGEGYWVNASASGTLTLGGSGEGSSLTAGTRLQNAGEDEKTASLHVTDDEGREATLWLRRDRPPSRQQRHMLPPTPPGGTFDVRFANGGALAPVASGAGPPSVHDVKLQGVAYPLTLRLQGGSRAGAVRVRKDRGPDAGVTTLTAEAPSVTLQDGDGQLQVGLQPAPDQFSLRNSAPNPASGPATIAFSVPEQTHVTIDVFDVLGRRVATLADGQRAPGRHDVRLDVGSLASGTYFYRMSAEGFSKTRRLEVVR from the coding sequence ATGCGTTGCTCCCCAGTGCTGCGCCGCCTCCGAACCGCCGCCGTGCTTCTGGTGGGCATGTTCCTGTGTGCGTCGTGGTCAGGATACGGTCAGGAGACCCCAGAAATCGAAGGCACGATCACCGTGAGCACCGACGCCGGGGGATCCGAGACGCTCCCCCTTGGGATTGACCCAGGCGCGACTGAAGGAGTGGACCCGGCGTTTGGAGAATCGGAACTGCCGCCAGTGCCCCCGTCAGGAGCGTTCAACGCCCGCTGGGTCGACGACGTCGTGGAGGCCTCGTTTGGGCAAGGTCTTCCCGTCGACATCCGGCAGGGGAGCTCGAGCTCCAATGGCACCCGGCAGCATAAACTCCAGTTTCAGGCCGAAGACGCGGCCACCGCGGTCACGATCGAATGGGACCTTCCAGAGGATGTCACCGGCACGATCGAGGTTGGGGATGGACCCGTTGACATGGAGGGGACTGGCTCCGTGACAGTTGGCACGGGAGCTTCGGATGCCCTCCTCACGATCAACTACAACAGCGCGCCGACGCTCGACACGAATGCAGGCACGACGCTGGACGAGGGCGGACAGGTGCCCATTTCAACCGATTTGCTCAGTGCCTCGGACCCGGACCACGACCCCTCGAACATCACCTTCGCCGTCACGAGCGGGCCGACGGAGGGAACCCTTCGGGTCGGCGGGACGGCGGCCACGGAGTTTACGCAGCAGGACCTGATCGACGGGGCCGTCACCTACGACCACACGGCCGACATTCCGCCCGGGGACACGCCGCCGGACGACGCCTTTACGTTCGACCTGAGTGACAGCCAGGGCGAGGGCCCGACGGGCAACGTCTTCTCGGTGTCCGTACTCGCAGCGAACGACCCTCCAACGGCCGCCGCCGACGCCGACACAACGCAGCAGGGCACGCCAATTTCCATTGCTGCGCCAGGGGTGCTCGAAAACGACAGCGACCCCAACGGGGACCCGCTTTCGGTGTCGGCGATCAACGGAAGCCCGTCGGACGTCGGCCAACAGATCTCCTTGGCGTCCGGCGCGCTCCTGACGATCGAGACGAACGGGGCCTACAGCTACGCCCCAAACGGCGCATTCGACAACCTGAGCGACGGGGAGACCGCCTCGGACAGCTTCACCTACACGGCCAGTGACGGGAACGGGGGGACCCACCAGGCCGGTGTGTCCCTCACCATCGAGGGCCTCAACGGTGCGCCCGTCGCGGCGGATGAAAGTTTTGCTACGTACGAGGACAGCACGCTGACCGTCGGTGCGCCCGGGGTTCTCGGCAATGATGATGACCCGGACGGCGACCCGCTGACTCCCACAGTGGGGGCGGCCCCGAGCAACGGAACGCTCACCTTAAGCAATGACGGGTCCTTCGAGTACGTCCCGGCGCCTGGATTCACCGGCACTGACAGCTTCACCTACACCGCCGGTGACGGAAATGGAGGGACCGACCAGGCCACCGTTACGCTCGCGGTAAACGGAACGCAGGCCTTGAACTTAGACAGCGGGTGGAATTTGGTGTCGCTGCCCTACCAGCTGGAGGACCCGACCCTCGGCGCGGTCCTGCCGTCGTGCACGAGCGGATTCGGGTACGACCCGGATTCCGGCAATCAGTCCCTCTCGGGTGGGGACACGCTCACTGTCGGACAGGGGTATTGGGCAAACTGCCCGTCCGGAACGGCGCAGGTGACCGGCGTGACGGCGGACGCGCAGGCCGTCAGCGTCGCCGCGGGGTGGAACCTCGTCGGGCCGTTCGGCGACTCCACCGACACCGGAGCGATCGCGTCCGATCCGCAGGGCATCGTTGCCTCGTCCGTCTACGGCTTCGATTCGTCGGACGGCTACACGCCGGTCTCCACGCTCGCGCCGGGCGAGGGGTACTGGGTCAACGCCAGCGCGTCGGGAACGCTGACGCTAGGGGGGAGCGGGGAGGGCAGCAGCCTCACGGCCGGGACGCGTCTCCAGAACGCGGGCGAGGACGAGAAGACGGCCTCCCTCCACGTGACCGACGACGAGGGGCGCGAGGCGACGCTTTGGCTCCGGCGCGACCGGCCCCCGTCGAGGCAACAGAGGCACATGCTGCCCCCAACTCCTCCCGGGGGCACATTCGACGTCCGGTTTGCCAACGGCGGGGCCCTGGCCCCCGTGGCGTCCGGCGCCGGGCCCCCCTCCGTCCACGACGTGAAGCTGCAGGGCGTGGCGTACCCCCTGACACTCCGCCTGCAGGGCGGCTCGCGGGCCGGCGCCGTCCGCGTCCGGAAAGACCGTGGCCCCGACGCAGGCGTCACGACCTTGACCGCGGAGGCCCCGTCGGTGACCCTGCAGGACGGAGACGGGCAGCTGCAGGTGGGCCTCCAACCCGCCCCCGACCAGTTTTCTCTGCGGAACAGCGCGCCGAATCCCGCCAGCGGGCCGGCCACGATCGCGTTCAGCGTTCCCGAGCAGACACACGTAACGATCGACGTGTTCGATGTGCTGGGCAGGAGGGTCGCAACGCTCGCGGACGGGCAGAGGGCGCCGGGCCGACACGACGTTCGCCTGGATGTTGGGTCGCTTGCCAGTGGCACGTACTTCTACCGCATGTCCGCCGAAGGCTTTTCGAAGACGCGGCGCCTGGAGGTCGTCCGGTAG
- a CDS encoding acyl-CoA dehydrogenase family protein: protein MPNDLATADIDRDALARLSEKANVDQLLGALSDLDEDELDRLADGARPQKPQRPSPTPPVNADVYEVFEGLTDAQEATRETVRSFMQAEVEPVANDMWEAGTFPKDLIPKARTLFDEVVGRDAYTFPSDDPIRTNLISFEMSRVEPSFCTFWGVHTLLSMGSVALFGSEAQKERFLEPMAAFDMIGSWALTEPDHGSDVSQGLATTARREGDTWVLDGAKKWAGNATFADVTVVWARDEADGCIKGFLVEQERPGYHVEQIGGKIAKRGVENGLIELDGVELPEANRLPGVSHFGDVSAQLATCRASVAWEAAGLATGAYEKALAYCNERTQFGKPTSSFQMVQDKLVTMLGKVTALQTFVMQLGRLEAGAGAIGNERSSLAKVWACDTMREVVSIARGIMGGNGILLDHDVARLFADAEGVYSYEGSREMNALIVGRAITGQSAFV, encoded by the coding sequence ATGCCCAACGACCTTGCCACCGCCGACATTGACCGTGACGCGCTCGCACGCCTGTCCGAAAAGGCGAACGTCGACCAGCTCCTCGGCGCGCTGAGCGACCTCGACGAAGACGAGTTGGATCGCCTGGCCGACGGGGCTCGCCCCCAGAAGCCCCAGCGTCCATCCCCCACGCCCCCGGTGAACGCGGACGTGTACGAGGTCTTCGAGGGCCTGACCGACGCACAAGAGGCGACGCGGGAGACGGTCCGGTCGTTCATGCAGGCGGAGGTCGAGCCGGTCGCCAACGACATGTGGGAGGCCGGGACCTTCCCGAAGGACCTGATTCCCAAGGCCCGCACGCTCTTCGACGAGGTCGTTGGCCGGGACGCCTACACGTTTCCGTCCGACGATCCGATCCGGACCAACCTCATCAGCTTTGAGATGTCGCGGGTCGAGCCGTCGTTCTGCACGTTCTGGGGCGTGCACACGCTCCTGTCGATGGGCTCGGTGGCGCTCTTCGGCTCCGAGGCGCAGAAGGAGCGATTCCTCGAGCCGATGGCGGCGTTCGACATGATCGGCTCCTGGGCGCTCACTGAGCCGGACCACGGCTCCGACGTGTCCCAGGGCCTGGCCACCACGGCCCGCCGCGAGGGGGACACGTGGGTGCTCGACGGCGCGAAGAAGTGGGCCGGCAACGCCACGTTTGCCGACGTAACGGTCGTGTGGGCACGCGACGAGGCGGACGGATGCATCAAGGGGTTCCTCGTCGAGCAGGAGCGGCCCGGCTACCACGTCGAGCAGATCGGCGGCAAGATTGCCAAGCGGGGCGTGGAGAATGGACTCATCGAGCTGGACGGCGTCGAGCTTCCGGAGGCCAACCGGCTGCCCGGGGTGTCACACTTCGGGGACGTGAGCGCGCAGCTCGCGACCTGCCGCGCCAGCGTAGCCTGGGAGGCTGCGGGGCTCGCCACCGGCGCCTACGAGAAGGCCCTGGCCTACTGCAACGAGCGCACGCAGTTCGGCAAGCCGACCTCCTCATTCCAAATGGTGCAGGACAAGCTCGTGACGATGCTCGGCAAGGTGACGGCGCTGCAGACGTTCGTCATGCAGCTCGGCCGACTGGAGGCCGGCGCGGGCGCAATCGGCAACGAGCGGTCCAGCCTGGCCAAGGTCTGGGCCTGCGACACGATGCGCGAGGTCGTCTCTATCGCCCGGGGCATCATGGGGGGCAACGGCATCCTGCTGGACCACGACGTGGCCCGCCTCTTCGCCGACGCGGAGGGGGTGTACTCCTACGAGGGCTCCCGCGAGATGAACGCACTGATTGTGGGCCGCGCCATCACGGGCCAGAGCGCGTTTGTGTGA
- a CDS encoding carotenoid oxygenase family protein: MSDYRRGFESLRQELHEPSLPVEGAWPDWLEGTLIRNGPAQFEVGDEDYNHWFDGHAMLHAFRMRDGIVAYRNRFVRSQSRTEALEQGRIARSEFATDPCMSLFGRVMSVFNPTPTDNASINVARLDDQYVALTATPLPVAFDPETLETAGVVEYDDDVDVDMSTPHPQVEPDTGRMLFHTLSFGRQCQYGIYGTAAKSKTRRPVATLDVDRPSYMHSFGMSERYVILSEWPLVVNPTDLLLRGRPFIENFAWQPERGTRFRVLRKADGAEVATCEAEAAFGFHHVNAFERDGAVVCDIVTYPDASVVEELALDRLRSDAPSRGSGHLRRYRLPLDGGAAASTLRGEERIELPRIHDGPATGRPYQYVYGVGTRAAGQFTDQLVKTDVPAGTAQTWHEEGTYPGEPVFVAAPDGAREDDGVVLSVVLDPDAQQSFLLVLDASSFTERARAAVPHPIPFGFHGQFFD, encoded by the coding sequence ATGTCTGACTACCGCCGTGGCTTCGAGAGCCTCCGCCAAGAACTCCACGAGCCGTCCCTGCCGGTGGAGGGGGCGTGGCCGGACTGGCTGGAGGGCACCCTCATCCGCAACGGGCCGGCGCAATTCGAGGTGGGGGACGAGGACTACAACCACTGGTTCGACGGCCACGCAATGCTGCACGCATTTCGGATGCGGGACGGGATCGTGGCGTACCGCAACCGCTTCGTGCGGTCACAGAGCCGCACGGAGGCGCTGGAGCAAGGGCGAATCGCGCGGTCCGAGTTCGCGACGGACCCCTGCATGTCGCTCTTCGGGCGGGTGATGAGCGTATTCAACCCCACCCCCACGGACAACGCCAGCATCAACGTCGCCCGCCTGGACGACCAGTACGTCGCGCTGACGGCCACGCCCCTCCCCGTCGCCTTCGACCCGGAGACGCTAGAGACCGCAGGGGTGGTGGAGTACGACGACGACGTGGACGTGGACATGTCGACGCCGCACCCGCAGGTCGAACCGGACACGGGGCGCATGCTCTTCCACACGTTGTCCTTCGGGCGCCAGTGCCAGTACGGGATCTACGGCACGGCGGCAAAAAGCAAGACACGCCGCCCGGTCGCGACGCTGGACGTGGACCGGCCGAGCTACATGCACAGCTTCGGCATGTCGGAGCGTTACGTCATCCTGTCGGAGTGGCCGCTCGTGGTGAACCCGACGGACCTGCTGCTCCGGGGGCGGCCGTTCATCGAGAACTTTGCGTGGCAGCCGGAGCGGGGGACCCGGTTCCGCGTGCTCCGGAAGGCGGATGGCGCCGAGGTGGCGACCTGTGAGGCGGAGGCGGCGTTTGGCTTCCACCACGTCAATGCCTTCGAGCGGGACGGGGCGGTGGTCTGCGACATCGTCACGTACCCGGACGCGTCGGTCGTTGAGGAGCTCGCCCTCGACCGGCTGCGCAGCGACGCCCCGTCGCGCGGCAGTGGGCACCTGCGCCGTTATCGCCTGCCCCTCGACGGCGGGGCGGCCGCCTCTACGCTCCGAGGGGAGGAGCGCATCGAGCTGCCGCGCATCCACGACGGCCCGGCGACGGGCCGCCCCTACCAGTACGTCTACGGCGTGGGGACGCGGGCGGCGGGGCAGTTTACGGATCAGCTCGTGAAGACCGACGTGCCGGCGGGCACGGCGCAGACCTGGCACGAAGAGGGCACGTACCCCGGCGAGCCGGTCTTTGTAGCCGCGCCGGACGGGGCACGCGAAGACGACGGGGTGGTGCTGTCCGTGGTGCTGGACCCGGACGCCCAGCAGTCGTTCCTGCTCGTCCTCGACGCGTCCTCGTTCACGGAGCGGGCGCGGGCCGCCGTGCCCCACCCCATCCCGTTCGGGTTCCACGGGCAGTTCTTCGACTGA